One window of Trifolium pratense cultivar HEN17-A07 linkage group LG5, ARS_RC_1.1, whole genome shotgun sequence genomic DNA carries:
- the LOC123883518 gene encoding U-box domain-containing protein 33-like isoform X2, producing the protein MIAMLCSIHAVGGKFPANALTRQEVKAYREIESQDMHKTLDSYLLICQRMGVRANKLHIEMDCIEKGIIELISQHNIQNLVMGAASDKYHSRRMTGLRSKKAIYVCEQAPASCHIQFICKGYLIQTRDCSMDKLRVEGTSPLAKQMQNSEVGHSPHLRSKSISHDQELLHHRVRSMSSVSESGRSIASSVASSEWFSTPQSKFDNEPSYSPSPSSVETAASNTNLISDGSENVLDLKSYLSSIKEEDLYHASPPSVLDGTRDDSVYDQLEQAMAEAEKARWDAYQETVRRRKAEKDVLDVIRKNKDTKILYEEEVKLRKYLEEALEKAKEEIDNMRSQIEKVNKELELALDHKSSPENQIGEASRTQSLQLLSEFSFSEIEEATCNFNPSLKIGEGGYGSIFKGILRHTEVAIKMLNPNSTQGPLEFQQEVTVLSKLRHRNLVTLIGANQETRTLIYEYLPNGSLEDHLSRNSNTSPLSWQARIRIATELCSALIFLHSNKPHSIVHGDLKPSNILLDVNFVSKLSDFGICRILSCQDDSSSNNSSTQFWITKFAKGTFAYMDPEFFGTGELATKSDVYSFGIVLLRLITGKLALGIKNEVLYALNNAGGELKSLLDPLAGDWPIAEAENLIHLALRCCDMNKRRRPELCSDVWKVLEPMRASCSGAITNTFGPMSCLDKQLNRTT; encoded by the exons ATGATTGCAATGTTGTGCTCTATACATGCAGTGGGAGGTAAATTTCCAGCAAATGCATTGACAAGGCAAGAAGTTAAAGCATACAGGGAAATTGAAAGTCAAGACATGCATAAGACtctagattcttatcttcttATCTGTCAAAGAATGGGG GTGAGGGCAAATAAATTGCACATTGAAATGGATTGCATTGAAAAAGGGATTATAGAGCTTATATCCCAACATAACATACAAAACCTTGTAATGGGAGCAGCTTCTGATAAGTACCACTCTAG GAGGATGACAGGTCTAAGATCTAAGAAAGCCATCTATGTATGTGAACAAGCTCCAGCTTCTTGTCATATACAGTTTATCTGCAAAGGCTATCTTATACAGACAAG GGATTGCAGTATGGATAAACTTAGAGTAGAGGGCACATCTCCTTTGGCAAAGCAAATGCAAAACTCTGAAGTTGGTCACTCACCTCACTTAAGATCTAAATCAATTTCACATGATCAAGAATTACTTCATCATAGAGTAAGATCTATGAGCTCAGTATCTGAAAGTGGAAGGAGCATAGCATCATCTGTTGCTTCTTCAGAATGGTTTTCAACTCCACAAAGCAAGTTTGATAACGAACCAAGTTATAGTCCTTCACCTTCATCAGTTGAAACTGCGGCATCGAACACAAATTTGATTAGTGATGGCAGTGAGAATGTGTTGGACTTGAAGAGTTACCTGTCTAGTATCAAAGAGGAGGATCTTTATCATGCATCACCTCCTAGTGTGCtg GATGGAACAAGGGATGATAGTGTGTATGATCAACTTGAACAAGCTATGGCTGAGGCTGAGAAAGCTAGGTGGGATGCTTATCAAGAAACTGTTAGGCGTCGAAAAGCTGAAAAAGATGTCTTGGATGTGATACGCAAG AATAAAGACACCAAAATCTTGTACGAAGAAGAGGTGAAACTACGGAAATACTTAGAAGAGGCGCTAGAGAaagcaaaagaagaaattgataACATGAGAAGCCAAATCGAAAAAGTCAATAAGGAACTCGAACTTGCCTTGGATCACAAGTCATCACCTGAGAATCAAATTGGTGAAGCCTCAAGAACACAATCTCTTCAACTTTTGTCAGAGTTTTCTTTTTCAGAGATTGAAGAAGCAACATGTAACTTCAATCCATCGTTAAAGATTGGTGAAGGCGGATACGGAAGTATATTTAAAGGCATCCTTCGTCACACCGAAGTGGCTATAAAAATGTTGAACCCTAACAGCACTCAAGGACCCTTGGAGTTTCAACAAGAG GTTACGGTATTGAGCAAGTTAAGGCATCGAAATCTTGTCACACTTATAGGAGCAAACCAAGAAACAAGGACTCTTATCTATGAATATTTACCCAATGGAAGTCTCGAGGATCATCTCAGCCGCAACAGTAATACCTCTCCATTATCATGGCAGGCTCGAATTCGCATTGCGACAGAACTTTGTTCTGCACTCATTTTTCTCCATTCCAATAAACCTCACAGCATAGTGCATGGTGATTTAAAACCATCAAACATTCTTCTTGATGTAAACTTCGTAAGCAAACTTAGCGACTTTGGAATTTGTCGTATATTATCGTGTCAAGACGATTCTTCAAGTAACAACAGTAGTACACAGTTTTGGATCACTAAATTTGCAAAGGGGACTTTTGCATACATGGATcctgaattcttcggtacaggTGAACTTGCTACAAAATCAGATGTTTATTCATTTGGAATTGTGTTATTGAGATTAATAACTGGAAAACTAGCATTAGGGATAAAGAATGAAGTGTTATATGCATTAAATAATGCCGGTGGAGAATTGAAATCACTTTTGGATCCTTTGGCCGGAGATTGGCCTATTGCAGAAGCCGAAAATTTGATTCATTTGGCTTTGAGGTGTTGTGATATGAATAAAAGGAGAAGGCCAGAACTTTGTTCAGATGTGTGGAAAGTGTTGGAACCAATGAGAGCTTCTTGTAGTGGCGCAATCACGAACACTTTTGGTCCTAtgtcctgtttggataaacaacttaatcgAACGACTTAA
- the LOC123883518 gene encoding U-box domain-containing protein 33-like isoform X1, which yields MIAMLCSIHAVGGKFPANALTRQEVKAYREIESQDMHKTLDSYLLICQRMGVRANKLHIEMDCIEKGIIELISQHNIQNLVMGAASDKYHSRRMTGLRSKKAIYVCEQAPASCHIQFICKGYLIQTRDCSMDKLRVEGTSPLAKQMQNSEVGHSPHLRSKSISHDQELLHHRVRSMSSVSESGRSIASSVASSEWFSTPQSKFDNEPSYSPSPSSVETAASNTNLISDGSENVLDLKSYLSSIKEEDLYHASPPSVLQDGTRDDSVYDQLEQAMAEAEKARWDAYQETVRRRKAEKDVLDVIRKNKDTKILYEEEVKLRKYLEEALEKAKEEIDNMRSQIEKVNKELELALDHKSSPENQIGEASRTQSLQLLSEFSFSEIEEATCNFNPSLKIGEGGYGSIFKGILRHTEVAIKMLNPNSTQGPLEFQQEVTVLSKLRHRNLVTLIGANQETRTLIYEYLPNGSLEDHLSRNSNTSPLSWQARIRIATELCSALIFLHSNKPHSIVHGDLKPSNILLDVNFVSKLSDFGICRILSCQDDSSSNNSSTQFWITKFAKGTFAYMDPEFFGTGELATKSDVYSFGIVLLRLITGKLALGIKNEVLYALNNAGGELKSLLDPLAGDWPIAEAENLIHLALRCCDMNKRRRPELCSDVWKVLEPMRASCSGAITNTFGPMSCLDKQLNRTT from the exons ATGATTGCAATGTTGTGCTCTATACATGCAGTGGGAGGTAAATTTCCAGCAAATGCATTGACAAGGCAAGAAGTTAAAGCATACAGGGAAATTGAAAGTCAAGACATGCATAAGACtctagattcttatcttcttATCTGTCAAAGAATGGGG GTGAGGGCAAATAAATTGCACATTGAAATGGATTGCATTGAAAAAGGGATTATAGAGCTTATATCCCAACATAACATACAAAACCTTGTAATGGGAGCAGCTTCTGATAAGTACCACTCTAG GAGGATGACAGGTCTAAGATCTAAGAAAGCCATCTATGTATGTGAACAAGCTCCAGCTTCTTGTCATATACAGTTTATCTGCAAAGGCTATCTTATACAGACAAG GGATTGCAGTATGGATAAACTTAGAGTAGAGGGCACATCTCCTTTGGCAAAGCAAATGCAAAACTCTGAAGTTGGTCACTCACCTCACTTAAGATCTAAATCAATTTCACATGATCAAGAATTACTTCATCATAGAGTAAGATCTATGAGCTCAGTATCTGAAAGTGGAAGGAGCATAGCATCATCTGTTGCTTCTTCAGAATGGTTTTCAACTCCACAAAGCAAGTTTGATAACGAACCAAGTTATAGTCCTTCACCTTCATCAGTTGAAACTGCGGCATCGAACACAAATTTGATTAGTGATGGCAGTGAGAATGTGTTGGACTTGAAGAGTTACCTGTCTAGTATCAAAGAGGAGGATCTTTATCATGCATCACCTCCTAGTGTGCtg CAGGATGGAACAAGGGATGATAGTGTGTATGATCAACTTGAACAAGCTATGGCTGAGGCTGAGAAAGCTAGGTGGGATGCTTATCAAGAAACTGTTAGGCGTCGAAAAGCTGAAAAAGATGTCTTGGATGTGATACGCAAG AATAAAGACACCAAAATCTTGTACGAAGAAGAGGTGAAACTACGGAAATACTTAGAAGAGGCGCTAGAGAaagcaaaagaagaaattgataACATGAGAAGCCAAATCGAAAAAGTCAATAAGGAACTCGAACTTGCCTTGGATCACAAGTCATCACCTGAGAATCAAATTGGTGAAGCCTCAAGAACACAATCTCTTCAACTTTTGTCAGAGTTTTCTTTTTCAGAGATTGAAGAAGCAACATGTAACTTCAATCCATCGTTAAAGATTGGTGAAGGCGGATACGGAAGTATATTTAAAGGCATCCTTCGTCACACCGAAGTGGCTATAAAAATGTTGAACCCTAACAGCACTCAAGGACCCTTGGAGTTTCAACAAGAG GTTACGGTATTGAGCAAGTTAAGGCATCGAAATCTTGTCACACTTATAGGAGCAAACCAAGAAACAAGGACTCTTATCTATGAATATTTACCCAATGGAAGTCTCGAGGATCATCTCAGCCGCAACAGTAATACCTCTCCATTATCATGGCAGGCTCGAATTCGCATTGCGACAGAACTTTGTTCTGCACTCATTTTTCTCCATTCCAATAAACCTCACAGCATAGTGCATGGTGATTTAAAACCATCAAACATTCTTCTTGATGTAAACTTCGTAAGCAAACTTAGCGACTTTGGAATTTGTCGTATATTATCGTGTCAAGACGATTCTTCAAGTAACAACAGTAGTACACAGTTTTGGATCACTAAATTTGCAAAGGGGACTTTTGCATACATGGATcctgaattcttcggtacaggTGAACTTGCTACAAAATCAGATGTTTATTCATTTGGAATTGTGTTATTGAGATTAATAACTGGAAAACTAGCATTAGGGATAAAGAATGAAGTGTTATATGCATTAAATAATGCCGGTGGAGAATTGAAATCACTTTTGGATCCTTTGGCCGGAGATTGGCCTATTGCAGAAGCCGAAAATTTGATTCATTTGGCTTTGAGGTGTTGTGATATGAATAAAAGGAGAAGGCCAGAACTTTGTTCAGATGTGTGGAAAGTGTTGGAACCAATGAGAGCTTCTTGTAGTGGCGCAATCACGAACACTTTTGGTCCTAtgtcctgtttggataaacaacttaatcgAACGACTTAA
- the LOC123883519 gene encoding signal peptide peptidase-like 4 — protein MVSFGGVYSVVYVFLFGVSLVLAGDIVHHDDVAPTRPGCENNFVLVKVPTWIDGVENDEYVGVGARFGPTLESKEKHANHTRVVIADPPDCCSKPKNKLTSEIILVHRGKCSFTTKANIADEAGASAILIINYRTELFKMVCEENETDVDIGIPAVMLPQDAGLNIERHIKNNSMVSIQLYSPLRPLVDVAEVFLWLMAVGTILCASYWSAWTAREAAIEQEKLLKDASDDYVAECVGSRGYVEISTTAAVLFVVLASCFLVMLYKFMSFWFVEVLVVLFCIGGIEGLQTCLVALLSCFRWFQHPAQTFVKIPFFGAVPYLTLAVTPFCIVFAVVWAVKRHASYAWIGQDILGIALIITVLQIVRIPNLKVGTVLLSCAFLYDILWVFVSKWWFHESVMIVVARGDKSGEDGIPMLLKLPRLFDPWGGYSIIGFGDIILPGLLVAFSLRYDWLAKKNLRAGYFVWAMTAYGLGLLVTYVALNLMDGHGQPALLYIVPFTLGTFLSLGKKRGDLKILWTRGEPERPCPHHSQEDN, from the exons ATGGTTTCATTTGGAGGTGTATATAGTGTGGTTTATGTGTTCTTGTTTGGTGTGTCTTTGGTTTTGGCTGGTGATATTGTTCATCATGATGATGTTGCTCCTACAAGGCCTGGTTGTGAGAATAACTTTGTTCTG GTCAAAGTCCCAACATGGATTGACGGTGTGGAAAACGATGAATATGTTGGTGTTGGTGCAAGATTTGGTCCTACATTggaatcaaaagaaaaacatgccAATCATACTAGAGTTGTCATTGCTGATCCTCCTGATTGTTGTAGCAAGCCTAAGAATAAG CTCACCAGTGAGATCATTTTGGTACACCGAGGAAAATGTAGTTTCACAACCAAAGCAAATATAGCTGATGAAGCCGGTGCTTCTGCCATCCTCATTATAAACTATCGTACAG AACTTTTCAAGATGGTTTGTGAGGAAAATGAAACCGATGTTGATATTGGAATACCTGCTGTTATGCTTCCACAAGATGCTGGATTAAACATTGAAAgacacataaaaaataactccATGG TGTCAATACAGTTATACTCTCCACTGCGTCCCTTGGTTGATGTTGCAGAAGTGTTTTTGTGGCTTATGGCTGTTGGTACCATTTTATGTGCTTCTTATTGGTCTGCTTGGACAGCCAGAGAAGCGGCTATTGAACAAGAGAAGCTTTTAAAG GATGCTTCAGATGACTATGTTGCAGAATGTGTTGGTTCTCGTGGTTATGTGGAAATCAGTACTACAGCAGCAGTTTTATTCGTTGTTCTTGCTTCTTGTTTCTTGGTTATGCTATATAAATTCATGTCGTTCTGGTTTGTTGAAGTTCTCGTAGTTCTATTTTGCATCGGTGGGATAGAG GGACTGCAAACTTGTTTGGTGGCTCTATTATCATG TTTCAGATGGTTTCAACATCCTGCACAAACATTTGTGAAGATACCATTCTTTGGAGCTGTTCCATATCTGACACTTGCTGTTACTCCCTTCTGCATAGTATTTGCGGTTGTTTGGGCAGTTAAACGCCATGCATCATATGCTTGGATTGGTCAAGATATTCTT GGTATCGCGTTGATAATTACAGTTCTTCAGATTGTTCGCATACCAAATCTCAAG GTTGGGACTGTTCTTCTCAGTTGTGCTTTCCTATATGACATATTATGGGTGTTCGTCTCTAAATGGTGGTTCCATGAGAGTGTGATGATAGTg GTAGCTCGAGGTGATAAGAGTGGAGAAGACGGTATTCCCATGCTTCTCAAGTTACCACGTTTGTTTGATCCTTGGGGTGGCTACAGCATCATCGGTTTTGGGGATATAATCTTACCAGGACTTCTAGTAGCATTTTCTCTAAG GTATGATTGGTTGGCAAAGAAGAACCTTCGAGCCGGATACTTCGTGTGGGCAATGACTGCTTATGGTTTAG GTCTCCTCGTCACATATGTGGCTTTAAACTTGATGGATGGACATGGCCAGCCAGCTTTGCTTTATATAGTCCCATTTACACTTG GCACTTTTCTGTCATTGGGAAAGAAGAGAGGTGATCTCAAGATTTTATGGACAAGAGGAGAACCAGAAAGACCTTGTCCTCATCATAGTCAAGAAGACAATTAA
- the LOC123883516 gene encoding disease resistance protein RPP13-like, giving the protein MADSVVSFLLGHLSQLLQHEANLLFGVEDKIQSLQNELEIINAYLKTSSKGNKNNNKEIEKIVLSQIRDAAHQAEDVIDTFIANVAIYKRRNVLGRMLHSVDHAKLLHDVAENIDKIKTKLKDIHERNIKYNQESSNQSTSATEEEERKRSLQRLRRNVEEENVVGFVHESEAVINRLIEGHPLHLNVISIIGMGGLGKTTLARKVYNSDKVKKHFNCHAWVSVSNECRTRELLLGLLQNLMPEHDYESRSGNKIKKKGKKKHNEAVSNSQGFSSLSDDELKKRVWEFLKLKKYMLVLDDLWKIQDWDEIKDAFPDENKGSRILVTSRLKEVALHTGRDPYYLQFLNEEQSWELFYKKVFRGEEYPCDLESLGKEIVKSCGGLPLSIVVLAGLLANKEKSHREWSKVLGHVNWYLTQDKETNVKDVVLKLSLDDLPSRLKPCFLYLGIFPEDSEIHVRRLLQLWVAEGFIQETGRRDAYDVAEDYLYELIDRSLIQVVRVEDIEGVQTCRIHDLLRDLCILESKEDKIFEVCTETNILIPSKPRRLSVHSTMCQYISSSTKDLSCVRSLFFSNPDYFVASDKWKLLTKDIKLVRVLDLDLESSKIPSNLGNFIHLRYLRIGSDFSFWSVPDSICNLQNLQTLCFGPPTGFVLYGIPISFPYGIIKLKHLTHVYTNRPIVLRGSSSKLDGEVMWRLQTIGFIELDEKTTYLIEKGSFPKLRTIRVQIIKGDVPTMLLCLQKLMHLNELEIQVQLDEIFVRIVLNPEEVLQSLKHLTHLSILKITHLPNLETHVTMFPPNITKLALVRIGYLNDDGMKVIGSLAKLQIFILSGSFDGSFDSASCFDLNFAQDGFPQLQEFQMADFPIRNWKLANGSMSRLQILTVDNCPVLDSLPSELWSLTTLRKVCVRKPSDAMAAMLQNLEVNNECELIVE; this is encoded by the coding sequence ATGGCGGATAGCGTGGTTTCGTTCCTTTTGGGACACTTATCCCAATTGCTTCAACATGAAGCTAACTTGTTGTTTGGAGTGGAAGACAAAATACAATCCCTCCAAAACGAACTCGAAATCATAAACGCCTACCTCAAAACTTCCTCTAAAGggaacaagaacaacaacaaagaaatagaaaaaatagttCTGAGTCAGATCAGAGATGCCGCTCACCAAGCTGAGGATGTCATCGATACGTTCATTGCCAACGTGGCCATCTACAAGAGGAGAAATGTGCTCGGAAGAATGCTTCACAGCGTTGATCACGCAAAGTTGCTCCACGACGTAGCAGAGAATATTGATAAGATCAAAACCAAACTGAAAGATATACATGAAAGAAACATCAAATACAATCAAGAAAGCAGTAACCAATCAACATCAGCAACAGAAGAGGAAGAGAGGAAACGGTCGCTGCAAAGATTAAGAAGAAATGTGGAGGAGGAAAATGTAGTGGGATTTGTCCATGAATCTGAAGCAGTCATCAATAGACTCATAGAGGGTCATCCACTGCATCTCAACGTCATTTCAATCATTGGTATGGGTGGATTGGGAAAAACTACTCTTGCAAGAAAGGTCTACAACAGTGACAAGGTGAAGAAACACTTCAATTGTCACGCCTGGGTTTCCGTTTCAAACGAGTGTCGAACTAGGGAACTTTTGCTTGGCCTTCTTCAAAATTTGATGCCAGAACATGATTATGAATCTAGAAGcggcaacaaaataaaaaagaagggTAAGAAGAAACACAACGAAGCTGTGAGTAACTCACAAGGCTTCTCTAGCTTAAGTGATGATGAGCTTAAGAAAAGAGTGTGGGAATTCTTGAAGTTGAAAAAGTATATGCTGGTTCTTGATGACTTGTGGAAAATACAAGATTGGGATGAGATCAAAGATGCTTTTCCCGATGAAAACAAAGGGAGCAGAATACTAGTAACTAGTCGTTTGAAAGAAGTTGCTTTGCATACCGGTCGAGATCCTTACTACCTTCAATTTCTCAATGAAGAACAAAGTTGGGAGCTCTTCTACAAAAAAGTGTTTAGAGGAGAAGAGTACCCTTGTGATCTTGAATCTCTTGGTAAAGAAATCGTTAAAAGTTGTGGCGGTTTGCCACTCTCAATTGTGGTGCTTGCTGGACTTCTAGCAAACAAAGAAAAGTCACACAGAGAATGGTCCAAAgttttgggtcatgttaactggTATCTTACTCAAGACAAGGAGACTAACGTCAAGGATGTAGTACTTAAACTCAGTTTGGACGACTTGCCTTCAAGATTAAAACCATGTTTTCTGTATCTAGGGATATTCCCCGAAGATTCTGAAATACATGTAAGGCGATTGTTGCAGCTATGGGTCGCTGAAGGATTTATACAAGAAACTGGTAGGAGAGATGCatatgatgttgctgaagacTACTTGTATGAGCTCATTGATCGTAGTTTGATCCAAGTAGTACGAGTGGAAGATATCGAAGGTGTGCAAACATGTCGCATCCATGATCTTCTTAGAGATCTCTGCATATTAGAGAGCAAAGAGGACAAGATCTTCGAAGTTTGTACGGAAACCAATATTTTAATCCCGTCAAAACCTCGTAGATTGTCTGTTCATTCTACAATGTGTCAGTATATTTCTTCAAGTACCAAAGACCTTTCATGTGTCCGTTCTTTGTTTTTCTCTAACCCGGACTACTTCGTTGCTAGCGACAAGTGGAAATTGCTTACGAAAGACATCAAATTGGTTCGTGTATTGGATTTGGATCTTGAGAGTAGTAAGATTCCTTCCAATTTGGGTAACTTTATTCACTTGAGGTACTTAAGAATAGGCtcagatttttctttttggagCGTTCCAGATTCTATATGCAACCTTCAAAATCTACAAACATTATGCTTTGGACCGCCAACCGGGTTCGTCTTATATGGCATCCCAATTTCATTTCCATATGGAATAATAAAGCTCAAGCATCTAACACATGTGTATACTAATAGGCCTATCGTGCTACGCGGCAGCAGTTCCAAATTAGATGGTGAAGTTATGTGGCGCCTTCAAACAATCGGTTTCATTGAACTTGATGAGAAAACAACATATCTCATAGAGAAAGGAAGTTTCCCCAAATTAAGAACAATACGAGTGCAGATCATCAAAGGTGATGTGCCTACAATGTTGTTATGCCTGCAAAAATTGATGCATTTGAATGAGCTAGAAATCCAAGTCCAATTAGATGAGATCTTTGTAAGGATCGTTCTTAATCCGGAGGAAGTGCTACAAAGTTTGAAACACTTAACACATCTGAGTATTCTAAAAATCACTCACCTCCCCAACCTTGAAACACATGTGACCATGTTTCCTCCCAACATTACCAAGTTAGCATTGGTACGTATTGGTTACTTGAATGATGACGGGATGAAAGTTATTGGAAGTCTCGCCAAACTCCAAATTTTTATCTTAAGTGGATCATTTGACGGCAGTTTTGACTCGGCCTCATGTTTTGATCTTAATTTTGCTCAAGATGGGTTCCCACAGTTGCAGGAGTTTCAAATGGCAGATTTTCCAATTAGAAACTGGAAATTAGCCAATGGTTCGATGTCACGCCTTCAAATTCTCACTGTAGACAACTGTCCTGTGTTGGACAGCCTCCCAAGTGAACTGTGGTCTTTGACTACCTTAAGAAAAGTCTGTGTTCGAAAACCCTCCGATGCAATGGCTGCAATGTTACAAAATTTGGAAGTTAATAATGAATGTGAGCTCATTGTAGAATAA